The Saccharomyces mikatae IFO 1815 strain IFO1815 genome assembly, chromosome: 2 sequence TTTCTAGTTCTTTCCAAATAATTTCTAGAGATTATAGGGGTAAAACCGGCACTGCCTATTTAATGAATAAAGTTGTCAACGTTGTCGAAGGAAAAGTTGAGCAACGCAGAATGTTGACTGGCGACTACTTGGTTTGTGATATCCTTTGCCATTGGTGCAAGAGGAACGTCGGGTGGAAATACTTACAGAGCAGCAATGATGACCAACAGTATAAAGAAGGTAAGTTTATTTTAGAGCTGAAGAATATATGCAAATGCACTTGATGTATCCTGTTGTTTGCTAGTTATTGCCTCTTCGTCGTCCAATGGGTCATAgtatatgattttttcaaggatcttattttttccctacttttttatttaggtttatttcttttcgtGGTTTTAGTTACTAACCTGATTTAATCAGGTTATCGTTTGGTCCGGttttttcaagtattcttctttttttttcatggtTATGTGTTTTATCTTCCtgatttttattatttcttgcTCCGATTAATACCAAAGAAATAAGCAGATAATTTCTTATTAGTCTCGGTATTCtgttgtcattttatagGGTCTCTTTATGTACGTCCTTTAcaacttatttttttgtactttATCTAAGAAAATCATTCCTTTGATATTGAATATTTGAGTATGGACAGCAGCGCTTTTAACTTGTTAGGTGtatttattgaaattttcatgATCTTAAAAATTTGTGAAGCAGTTTGATACATAACTTTCTAACATAGTcatttatataaaaaatgaaaaaatagatGACGATAACTATAACGTTTC is a genomic window containing:
- the MOH1 gene encoding Moh1p (similar to Saccharomyces cerevisiae MOH1 (YBL049W); ancestral locus Anc_7.492) encodes the protein MGLRYSIYIENPLSSPSSSYKSINDPLFHSQHRSQKNVSFITYGCRHCKTHLSSSFQIISRDYRGKTGTAYLMNKVVNVVEGKVEQRRMLTGDYLVCDILCHWCKRNVGWKYLQSSNDDQQYKEGKFILELKNICKCT